TGGCGCCGTCCCAGCGCAGAGTCGCAACCTTGTCCATGCCCATCTGGCCGGAGGCGACGACGAGCTTGCCGCTGTCGATATACGGCTTCAGCACGCTCATCGCACCGTTGTAGAAGAAAAAGGCGTTGTTGTCATCGGGCGAGCCGCCGAACAGCTCGATGTTGAACGGACCCTTGCCTTCCTTCAGGCCGAGGCCCTTCTCGATCGATTGCGCCTGGAGCACGCCGACCTGGAAATTGTCGAAGGTCGCGTAATAGTCGACATTCGGCGTGCCGCGGATCAGGCGGTCATAGGCGATGACCGTGATGCCCTTGGCCTTGGCCTGCTTGAGCACGTCCGACAGCGTGGTGCCGTCGATCGCGGCGATCACCAGCGCCTTGGCGCCCTTGGTCACCATGTTCTCAACCTGCGAGAGCTGGTTCGGAATGTCGTCCTCGGCATATTGCAGGTCGGTGTTGTAGCCGCGTTCCTTCAGCACCTTCACCATGTTGTCGCCGTCTGCGATCCAGCGCGCGGAGGATTTCGTCGGCATGGCGATGCCGACGGTTGCCTTGTCCTGCGCGGAGGCTGTGAGACCTGTAACCATCGTTGCGGCGCCAGCCAGCGCCATCGCCAGAAATGTCGTCTTCAATTTCAACATGCTTCACTCCCTTTGGGTGTCAGATTGCTTGTTAGTGTCGTCCAGTACATGGGTAAAGGTCGGTTTCGGATCTCCTATGCGAGCTTGACATCGGGCTCCGCGCGACCGCGCGCGGATGCTTGTAACACAAAAGTGCAGCCGGCCTGTGGGTCGGCCGCGCGCGCCTCTGCGTCCATGTCCTGCCAGGCAGAAGTGACGAGCAGGCGCGACAGATCCGCGCCGACGAATGCAGGACAACTCGCCTGCTTTGCCGGCACATGCAGCGAGCGCAGGCGCTCGCCTTGCGGAGAATAGACATCGACGCGGCTGGCCCCCCAGCAGGCATTCCAGATCTGCCCGTCGGCATCGCACACCGAACCGTCAAGCCCGCCGACGCCGGTGTGGCGCAGCAACACCTCGGGCTCTCCGCGCGGCAGGCCGGTGTCGGGATTGAGCGGTACAGCATAGAGCACGGCGCGCGCGGTGTCGGTGAAATATCCTTTGGCGCCATCCGGCGAGAAACAGATCGAGTTTGGAATGCTGATCCCCGGAAACAGCGTCGAGATCTTGCCGCGGTGGAGCGCGTAGATCGCCCCCAGACCTCGTTCGGCCGTTCGTCCCATCGTCCCGATCCAGAACGTGCCGGATTGATGCACACGGCAATCATTGGAGCGTGTCGCGGGATTGTCCGCTTCGAGCGGGCAGAACAACGTCATTGCGCCATCGGCGAGTGTGCGGATGTAGCAACCATCCTCCGCGACAACGAGCTGGCGCTCGGCATCGATCCGCCCCAGCGCACTCGCCATCCGGCCGAGCGCGTGGATTCGGATCGCGCCGCCGCCGAGGTGCGCCTCGAAGAGTTTGCCCTCGCGAATGTCGAACCACCAGGCGGTGTCGGTGGCCACGTCATAGGTCGGGCCTTCACCGAGATGACATTGCTCAGCGCACAGAACGGTCGTCGGCACCTCTTCCATCATGGCGCCCTCACCGCGAAGCGATAGACGGTGTGATGTCGATAGACGCCGCCGGGGTCGAGGCGCGGGCTCGGAAAATCCGGCCGGTTCGGCGAGTCGGGCCACACATGCGGCTCCAGGCACAGCGCGTCCGATTGCCGGATCAGCCTGCCGCCCTTGCCCGAGATCGTGCCGTCGAGATAGTTGCCGGAATAGACTTGCAGGCCGGGCTGGTCGGTGAACAGTTCCATGATCCGTCCTGAAAGCGGGGCTTCCAGGCGGGCCGCAAGCGCGAGCTTGCCGTCGCGCGCGAGGCAATAAGTGTGATCGTAGCCCCTCCCGTTCTGCAATTGCAGATCGCCCTCGCGAATGTGTGCGCCGACGGCGTGAGCCTCGCGGAAGTCAAATGGCGTACCGGCTACGCTGCGCGGCGGCTCCGGCAGCGGGATAGCGCTGGGATCGATAGCGAGGAAGTGGTCGGCCTTGACCGTCAGCCTGTGATCCAGAGTGGACGCGCCCGAGGTCGCGCCTTCCAGATTGAAGAAGCTGTGATTGGTGAGGTTCACGATGGTCGACCGGTCGGTCCGCGCCTCCATGATCAGCGACAGCTCGGATGGGCCTGTGACACGATAGGTCAGGCGCACATCGAGCTTTCCTGGGTAATTCTCCTCGCCATGCGGGCTCGTATAGGTCAGCGTGACCGCGGGGCTGGCGCCGTCGTCGATCTCGGCAATATCCCAGAGCTTTCGATCGAAGCCGTCGACGCCGCCATGCAGCGCGTTGGGGCCGTTGTTAACGGCAAGCTGGAAGGTCTCGCCGTCCAGCGAAAACCGGCCGTTGGCGATGCGATTGGCGTAGCGGCCGACGGTGGCGCCAAAGAACTTCCGTTCAGCAAGATAACCGGCAAAGGTATCATGGCCGAGCACGACGTCGTCGGTGCCGCCTTTGGCGTCCGGTGCGATCAGCGCCTGGATCACGGCGCCATGGGTGATGATGCGGGCCTCAAACCCGCCCGCCCCGCGCAGCACGATGCGCTCGACACTGCGTCCATCGGGCAGCGTTCCGAACACATCCTTCGCTATTTTCGCACCAGCCATGTCTAGTCCACAAACGGTTCGACGATACTACGCTTGCCGAGCAGGAAGGAGTCGGCGACGAGGCGAAGCGGTGCCAGGTCGACATCGCTCGCGCCTGATGCCGCGAGCTTGACGAAGTGACGATAAAGTTCTCGATATTCCTCATCGGGCGCGTCGGCAACAACCTTGCCGTCCACCGCCATGATCCTTCCACCGCGGGACAATGTCATCTGGCCCTGATCGGTTTCCGCGAAGATATCCCAGCTCTGCGGTCCGGTCTGACGAAAGTCGAACTCGGCCGTGACAGGCAAGCCGCTGATGTCGGTCAGCGTCAGGTTGGCGGCAATCGGCGACTGGCAATTGGCCGGAAACGCAAGCTCGGCCGCGGTGACGAACACCGGTTTTGGCAGGATGCGGGTGAGGATCGAGAGCGCATTGATGCCGGGGTCGAACACGCCGAGCCCGCCCGGCTCCCAGATCCAGGTCTGGCCGGGGTGCCAGACGCGGACGTCCTCCTTCCAATTGATATGAACGGACTTGATCCGGCGCGTCGCCAGCCATTCGCGGGCCGGCTCGACCGCCGGGGCGTGGCGCGAATGCCAGGTCGCAAACAAGGTCCGCTTTGCCTCGGCCGCCATTGCGACCAACGGATCGAGCTCTGCAACACCGATGCCGGGCGGCTTCTCCAGCATGACATGCTTGCCTGCGGCCAGCGCTGCGGCAGCCTGGGCACGGCGCACCTGCGGCGGTGTGCAGAGCGACACCGCATCGATCTCCGGACCCTTCTCCAGCAGTTCCTCGATGGTGGCAAAATGCGGCAAGCCGGGCAGCGACGCGTTACGACTGGCAACGGCGGCAAGCACGGCGCCCGGCGTCGCGGCGATCGCGCCGACATGCTGGTCGCGCGCGATCTTGCCGAAGCCGACGATGGCAATACGAAGAGCTGTCACGATTGTTCTCCAGATGCTGCAGGCGCGGCCGGTGCCGTCTCGGCCGCCGCGCTCTTATGCCGGCGCATGCCATTGTGAATGACGAAGGCCATGGACTCGGCCGCCGCGTCGGCATCACCTTCTGCGATCGAATCGACGATCTTCTGG
This genomic interval from Bradyrhizobium guangzhouense contains the following:
- the chvE gene encoding multiple monosaccharide ABC transporter substrate-binding protein, with translation MLKLKTTFLAMALAGAATMVTGLTASAQDKATVGIAMPTKSSARWIADGDNMVKVLKERGYNTDLQYAEDDIPNQLSQVENMVTKGAKALVIAAIDGTTLSDVLKQAKAKGITVIAYDRLIRGTPNVDYYATFDNFQVGVLQAQSIEKGLGLKEGKGPFNIELFGGSPDDNNAFFFYNGAMSVLKPYIDSGKLVVASGQMGMDKVATLRWDGATAQARMDNLLSAYYGNKKVNAVLSPYDGISIGIISSLKGVGYGSADQPMPIISGQDAEVPSIKAMLRGDQYSTIFKDTRDLAKVTADMVDAALAGKQVTVNDTKTYENGAKTVPSYLLKPVVVYKDNWEKTLIDSGYYKKSQFQ
- a CDS encoding Gfo/Idh/MocA family protein yields the protein MTALRIAIVGFGKIARDQHVGAIAATPGAVLAAVASRNASLPGLPHFATIEELLEKGPEIDAVSLCTPPQVRRAQAAAALAAGKHVMLEKPPGIGVAELDPLVAMAAEAKRTLFATWHSRHAPAVEPAREWLATRRIKSVHINWKEDVRVWHPGQTWIWEPGGLGVFDPGINALSILTRILPKPVFVTAAELAFPANCQSPIAANLTLTDISGLPVTAEFDFRQTGPQSWDIFAETDQGQMTLSRGGRIMAVDGKVVADAPDEEYRELYRHFVKLAASGASDVDLAPLRLVADSFLLGKRSIVEPFVD
- a CDS encoding SMP-30/gluconolactonase/LRE family protein, whose amino-acid sequence is MEEVPTTVLCAEQCHLGEGPTYDVATDTAWWFDIREGKLFEAHLGGGAIRIHALGRMASALGRIDAERQLVVAEDGCYIRTLADGAMTLFCPLEADNPATRSNDCRVHQSGTFWIGTMGRTAERGLGAIYALHRGKISTLFPGISIPNSICFSPDGAKGYFTDTARAVLYAVPLNPDTGLPRGEPEVLLRHTGVGGLDGSVCDADGQIWNACWGASRVDVYSPQGERLRSLHVPAKQASCPAFVGADLSRLLVTSAWQDMDAEARAADPQAGCTFVLQASARGRAEPDVKLA
- a CDS encoding aldose epimerase family protein; translated protein: MAGAKIAKDVFGTLPDGRSVERIVLRGAGGFEARIITHGAVIQALIAPDAKGGTDDVVLGHDTFAGYLAERKFFGATVGRYANRIANGRFSLDGETFQLAVNNGPNALHGGVDGFDRKLWDIAEIDDGASPAVTLTYTSPHGEENYPGKLDVRLTYRVTGPSELSLIMEARTDRSTIVNLTNHSFFNLEGATSGASTLDHRLTVKADHFLAIDPSAIPLPEPPRSVAGTPFDFREAHAVGAHIREGDLQLQNGRGYDHTYCLARDGKLALAARLEAPLSGRIMELFTDQPGLQVYSGNYLDGTISGKGGRLIRQSDALCLEPHVWPDSPNRPDFPSPRLDPGGVYRHHTVYRFAVRAP